From Mucilaginibacter rubeus, a single genomic window includes:
- a CDS encoding putative Ig domain-containing protein encodes MIKKIFTVLLLLGGSCLAASAQDVQLNKGWKFAVGDSAQWSSPTFNDQNWQNIDVAHSWEPQGHPNYDGFGWYRIHVVIPSSLKEKAYLKDSLRLNLASVDDNDEVYLNGKLIAKYGGRSGTIKDGNYGPRTYNISASDPAILWDKENVLAIRIYDTGGDGGIYGDNFSIGMADVMDHVLVNTDGDFTFGENNSLAKAVKLITTNKYQYQGTLAFKVTDPETGAVIYEKSNPANFTAGKPFTYSFVIARLAKKSYTITYTFNDQKSGKEIVRTETTPYVLTPYPSAKPKINGADVYGARPGNPFLYLIPATGKKPLTYKADGLPEGLKLDAATGIITGVVNQKGDYPVTLTVTNKLGNKTKTLTISIGDKIGLTPALGWNSWNAWGLSVNDEKVKISAKEMSDKLSAYGWNYINIDDGWEAENRAADGAIVANSKFPDMKGLTDYVHSLGLHTGIYSSPGPRTCGGFLGSWQHEDQDAKTYADWGFDYLKYDWCSYSEVTPPHPDLPALKKPYELMRSSLNKVNRDIMFSFCQYGWGDVWKWGAETGGNSWRTTGDIQDTWRSMSDIGFGQDPASPYAGPGHFNDPDMLVVGKVGWGPSLHNSRLTYDEQYTHISLWSLLSAPLLIGCDMGHLDRFTLSLLTNDEVLAIDQDALSKGARQVSKTDEQQIWVKELTKGEKAIGFFNTSDKYQTVNLDANDKLLNGFTKARDAWEQKYLIAVNHKYTFKIPPHGVKLIRVM; translated from the coding sequence ATGATAAAAAAGATTTTTACCGTGCTGCTTTTGCTGGGCGGTAGTTGCCTGGCCGCTTCGGCACAGGATGTTCAGCTTAACAAGGGCTGGAAATTTGCCGTGGGCGACTCTGCCCAATGGTCGTCGCCAACGTTTAACGATCAAAACTGGCAGAATATTGATGTCGCCCATTCCTGGGAGCCACAAGGGCATCCAAATTATGATGGTTTTGGCTGGTATCGTATTCATGTGGTGATCCCTTCATCACTCAAAGAAAAGGCGTATTTAAAAGATAGTTTGAGGTTAAACCTGGCCAGTGTTGATGATAATGACGAGGTATATTTGAACGGAAAGCTGATCGCTAAGTATGGCGGTAGAAGCGGAACTATCAAAGATGGCAATTACGGTCCGCGCACTTATAATATTTCAGCTTCCGATCCTGCTATTTTGTGGGATAAAGAGAATGTGCTGGCCATTCGTATTTATGATACCGGTGGTGATGGTGGCATTTATGGTGATAATTTTAGTATTGGCATGGCCGATGTAATGGATCACGTGTTGGTAAATACCGATGGCGATTTTACTTTCGGTGAAAATAACAGCCTGGCCAAAGCGGTTAAACTGATCACCACCAATAAGTATCAATACCAGGGAACCTTGGCTTTTAAGGTGACCGATCCGGAAACCGGTGCGGTGATCTACGAAAAATCTAACCCTGCAAACTTTACTGCTGGTAAGCCATTCACGTATTCGTTCGTGATTGCCCGTTTAGCTAAAAAATCGTACACCATTACCTATACTTTCAACGATCAAAAATCGGGTAAGGAGATTGTCAGAACCGAAACAACTCCTTATGTACTTACGCCTTATCCATCGGCTAAACCAAAAATTAACGGTGCCGATGTTTATGGTGCGAGGCCGGGAAACCCGTTCCTGTATCTGATCCCGGCCACCGGTAAAAAGCCGCTTACCTATAAAGCTGATGGATTGCCGGAGGGTTTAAAACTTGACGCCGCGACCGGCATCATTACAGGTGTGGTAAACCAGAAAGGTGATTACCCGGTAACGCTTACTGTTACCAATAAATTAGGTAACAAAACAAAAACGCTTACCATTAGCATTGGTGATAAAATTGGCCTTACTCCGGCTTTAGGCTGGAACAGCTGGAACGCCTGGGGTTTAAGCGTAAATGATGAAAAAGTAAAGATCTCGGCTAAAGAAATGTCAGATAAATTGAGCGCTTATGGTTGGAACTATATTAATATTGACGACGGATGGGAGGCCGAAAACCGTGCTGCTGATGGCGCTATTGTAGCTAACAGCAAATTCCCCGATATGAAAGGTTTAACGGATTATGTGCATAGCCTTGGTTTACATACCGGTATTTACTCATCGCCAGGTCCACGCACCTGCGGTGGCTTTTTAGGCAGCTGGCAGCATGAAGACCAGGATGCCAAAACTTATGCCGACTGGGGATTTGATTATTTGAAATACGACTGGTGTTCATATTCAGAAGTTACTCCGCCACATCCCGACCTGCCTGCGCTTAAAAAACCTTATGAACTGATGCGCTCATCATTAAACAAGGTAAACCGCGATATCATGTTTAGTTTTTGCCAATATGGTTGGGGCGATGTTTGGAAATGGGGTGCCGAAACCGGCGGTAACAGCTGGCGTACTACCGGCGACATACAGGATACCTGGAGAAGTATGAGCGATATTGGTTTTGGACAAGATCCTGCGTCACCTTATGCCGGTCCGGGACATTTTAATGATCCGGATATGCTGGTGGTGGGTAAAGTAGGATGGGGCCCAAGCCTCCACAATAGCCGCTTAACTTACGATGAGCAATATACTCACATCAGTTTATGGAGCTTGCTATCAGCGCCTTTATTAATTGGCTGCGATATGGGACACCTGGACAGGTTTACACTTAGCTTATTGACCAATGATGAAGTGTTGGCCATAGATCAGGATGCTTTAAGTAAAGGCGCGAGGCAGGTTTCTAAAACGGATGAGCAGCAGATTTGGGTAAAGGAACTTACCAAAGGCGAAAAGGCTATAGGTTTCTTCAATACATCTGACAAATACCAAACTGTTAACCTTGATGCTAATGACAAGTTGTTAAATGGCTTCACCAAAGCACGCGATGCCTGGGAGCAGAAATACCTGATAGCAGTTAATCATAAATATACTTTCAAAATACCACCACATGGCGTTAAGCTTATACGGGTGATGTAA
- a CDS encoding glycoside hydrolase, with the protein MKKTILTLALVTVCFVACFAAIAGMAGKWEGKLETETGEVYPLLYNFQIDGNKLTGTAKTPKGDMPIEDGKITGDSLKFTVSIENIHIAHTGKFYGDSVGVDIEANGSKAHSTLKRAQ; encoded by the coding sequence ATGAAAAAGACTATTTTAACCTTAGCCCTTGTAACAGTTTGTTTTGTGGCATGCTTTGCAGCCATTGCCGGAATGGCGGGTAAATGGGAAGGTAAACTTGAAACAGAAACCGGCGAGGTTTATCCGTTGCTTTATAATTTTCAGATAGATGGCAATAAGCTTACTGGCACTGCCAAAACTCCTAAAGGTGACATGCCTATCGAAGATGGCAAAATAACAGGTGATAGTCTTAAATTTACAGTTAGTATCGAAAATATTCATATAGCCCACACAGGTAAATTTTATGGCGATTCTGTTGGTGTGGATATCGAGGCTAACGGTTCAAAAGCACATAGTACTTTAAAAAGAGCTCAATAG
- a CDS encoding glycoside hydrolase, which yields MKKIFTTTLLVSCFLICLAAIADLNGKWSGKLVTSDGQEYPLLYNFKVDGDKLTGTALTPEGDVDIKEGKTNGTDFSFTVATSGIVIPHTGKFMGDSISVELDINGSKSSSVLKRPVEKK from the coding sequence ATGAAAAAGATTTTTACTACTACTTTACTGGTAAGCTGCTTTTTGATTTGCCTTGCAGCTATAGCTGATTTAAATGGCAAATGGTCAGGTAAACTGGTTACAAGCGATGGCCAGGAATATCCATTATTATACAACTTTAAAGTTGACGGCGATAAATTAACCGGAACAGCTTTAACCCCAGAAGGTGATGTAGATATTAAAGAGGGCAAAACCAACGGCACCGACTTTTCATTTACCGTAGCTACCAGCGGTATCGTGATCCCACATACCGGTAAATTCATGGGCGATTCAATCAGTGTTGAACTGGATATCAACGGTTCAAAAAGCAGCTCGGTATTAAAAAGGCCGGTTGAGAAGAAGTAA
- a CDS encoding TonB-dependent receptor translates to MKRYLILLITFILTKTLTYGQTTLQGTVTDAITHEAIAGASICKTDAKTGEKLGMTNAKGHYSINVQGITQIKFAMVGYSARIVEVSVVKGQKLDVALEPSTVDLQPVVVTASREGQARQDAPIAISKINSTQIKDTKATALYQLLNKVAGVYMVNLGNEQHTMAIRQPITYNALYLYMEDGVPIRPTGIFNHNSLYEINMSGVKDIEVIKGPASSLYGSNSIGGAVNFITQGPPTGYAGNVSVQGDNYHYRRVDADGGFTQGKFGLYLGGYVAHQADSWQDYSDFDKYSANFKTTYDFSAKTKLTTSAAYNYLNTQTPGSLDSARFYDRSYGSNQRFTYRKVKSFRASTRLDHQWNDKNSTFVTLFFRGNSTAQLPSYYISDVRDANGVYKSSNGQVNDQKFNSYGLLAQHRVDFDFLHSRLIGGVYMDDSPSSYYAQYLDITKDVANNYYTSFNNTGRYIDNYKIKLFNTAAYVQYEIRPVEALRIVGGLRYDRVHYNFDNEIPAGQTKYKQQETNNFNIVAPKLGITYNFGNNKGIYANYSVGFQPPETGDLYSSRQLTQLKQATFDNYEAGGWFSAFNKKLYFELSIFDLEGHNEIINQLLPDNTTQNQNAGATRHRGIEYSLTVAPVKELTFRFSGTNAKHTYVEYSEVTTNYTTGANTVTNYDGKRMNNAPAWIANSELTYKPQYLPGFRIATEWQHINQYFTNPANTKTYSGYDIYNLRLGYDVKSSVLKGAGIWFNVLNLTNKLYATTVTSSQYGDTYNAAPPRTYTLGISYSFSKY, encoded by the coding sequence ATGAAACGATATTTAATCCTACTTATAACTTTTATACTTACTAAAACACTGACTTACGGCCAAACAACACTCCAGGGTACCGTTACAGATGCAATTACCCATGAGGCCATCGCAGGCGCATCTATCTGTAAAACTGATGCTAAAACAGGCGAAAAGCTGGGCATGACCAATGCCAAAGGTCATTACAGTATCAATGTACAAGGCATCACCCAAATCAAATTTGCCATGGTGGGATACAGCGCCCGCATTGTTGAAGTATCTGTCGTAAAAGGCCAAAAACTTGACGTAGCATTAGAGCCTTCAACTGTGGATTTGCAACCTGTTGTAGTAACGGCCAGCCGTGAAGGGCAGGCAAGGCAAGACGCTCCTATTGCCATCAGCAAAATTAATTCAACCCAGATCAAGGATACCAAAGCCACAGCCCTTTACCAGTTGCTGAACAAAGTAGCTGGCGTTTACATGGTGAACCTGGGCAACGAGCAACATACCATGGCTATTCGCCAGCCTATTACTTATAATGCGCTTTATTTGTATATGGAAGATGGTGTACCTATTCGCCCTACAGGGATCTTTAACCATAACTCGCTTTACGAGATCAACATGTCGGGGGTTAAAGATATCGAGGTGATCAAAGGACCGGCATCATCACTTTACGGCAGTAACTCCATCGGCGGCGCGGTTAATTTTATTACCCAGGGACCGCCTACCGGTTATGCAGGCAATGTTTCTGTTCAGGGTGATAATTACCATTACCGTCGTGTAGATGCTGATGGTGGTTTCACGCAAGGTAAGTTTGGCTTGTATTTAGGTGGCTATGTAGCCCACCAGGCTGATAGCTGGCAGGATTATTCTGATTTTGATAAATATTCGGCCAACTTCAAAACTACTTACGACTTCAGCGCCAAAACCAAGCTCACAACCTCGGCTGCATATAACTATCTTAATACCCAAACCCCCGGTAGTTTAGATAGCGCCCGTTTTTATGACCGTAGCTATGGATCAAACCAGCGCTTTACTTATCGTAAGGTAAAATCGTTCCGTGCCAGTACACGTTTAGATCATCAGTGGAATGATAAGAACAGCACTTTTGTAACCCTGTTTTTCCGCGGTAATTCAACCGCGCAACTGCCAAGCTATTATATATCTGATGTTCGCGATGCCAACGGTGTTTACAAAAGCAGCAACGGACAGGTGAACGATCAAAAATTTAACAGCTACGGCTTACTGGCACAGCACCGTGTTGATTTTGATTTCCTGCACTCAAGGTTGATTGGTGGTGTTTATATGGATGACAGCCCGAGCTCGTACTATGCTCAATACCTTGATATCACCAAAGATGTAGCCAACAACTATTACACCAGCTTCAACAATACCGGCAGATACATTGATAATTACAAGATCAAATTATTCAACACAGCTGCTTACGTTCAGTACGAGATTAGGCCTGTAGAAGCTTTACGCATAGTAGGCGGTTTACGTTACGACAGGGTTCATTATAATTTTGACAATGAGATCCCGGCAGGGCAAACCAAATACAAACAGCAGGAAACCAACAATTTTAATATTGTGGCCCCCAAGCTGGGCATCACCTATAACTTTGGTAACAACAAAGGTATTTATGCCAACTACAGCGTAGGTTTCCAACCACCAGAAACCGGCGATTTATACAGCTCTCGTCAGCTTACACAACTTAAACAAGCTACTTTTGATAATTACGAGGCAGGCGGCTGGTTCTCGGCCTTTAACAAAAAGCTATACTTTGAGCTGAGCATATTTGATCTGGAAGGCCATAACGAGATCATTAACCAGTTACTGCCTGATAACACCACCCAAAACCAAAACGCCGGTGCTACACGTCACCGCGGCATCGAATATTCGCTTACCGTAGCCCCTGTTAAAGAGCTAACCTTCAGGTTTAGTGGCACCAATGCCAAACATACATACGTTGAGTACAGCGAAGTAACCACCAATTACACTACGGGCGCCAATACGGTAACCAATTATGATGGCAAACGCATGAATAATGCTCCGGCCTGGATAGCTAACTCCGAGCTTACGTACAAACCGCAATACCTGCCCGGTTTCAGGATAGCAACAGAGTGGCAGCACATTAACCAATATTTTACCAACCCAGCCAATACCAAAACTTATTCGGGTTATGATATCTATAATCTGCGTTTAGGTTATGACGTAAAAAGCAGCGTATTGAAAGGTGCGGGCATCTGGTTCAATGTATTGAATTTAACCAATAAGCTTTATGCTACAACGGTAACCAGCAGCCAATACGGCGATACTTATAACGCCGCGCCGCCGCGTACATATACCCTTGGCATCAGTTATTCATTTTCAAAATATTGA
- a CDS encoding PepSY-associated TM helix domain-containing protein, which produces MASAAVKSKFYKWHRVLGLIALIPVIFWTLSGLSHPFMSNWFRPSIAEEVFKPLPQSQMKPVLSIQQVLDKNSITAIRNFVLVNFNHNTYYQVLDKDSVYNYYSANDGVLLKDGDRLYATYLARYFTQDSTSKIKKIDYQTTFDGQYQPINRLLPVWKISFDRPDGMDIYIETSQSRMGTFNNNTRKVFLWLFEQFHTWQFLAEIGGDTFRNVVLLIIMTVMLFALISGLTVYGLMWKKFKSIAQKRKENDSEDKRVVYRYHRQIGIIVSFVMFTFVISGAFHLAVKLHNTETPKPDYGRIIDMKQLAISNLQLPIADSLVKRLAIVSFNNNTYYQVTDNKKRISYFNTFTGKEQINGDEDYARFLSTYYHTHQDPDKFYGRVKVSQVKQFDNEYGFINKRLPVERVGYADGSNWYIETTSSKLATKVAGIDRAEGLSFIFLHKYFGMTWAGKDIRDIVSMLAALGVLVVSLFGLASFVKNK; this is translated from the coding sequence ATGGCATCAGCAGCAGTAAAAAGCAAGTTTTATAAATGGCACCGGGTGTTGGGCTTAATAGCCCTCATCCCGGTAATATTCTGGACATTGAGCGGGCTTTCACACCCGTTCATGTCTAACTGGTTCAGGCCATCTATTGCGGAGGAGGTGTTTAAACCATTGCCGCAAAGCCAGATGAAACCGGTACTAAGCATTCAGCAGGTGCTGGATAAAAACAGCATTACAGCTATCCGGAATTTTGTCCTGGTTAATTTTAATCATAACACCTATTACCAGGTTTTGGATAAAGATAGTGTGTACAATTATTACTCGGCCAATGATGGCGTATTGCTAAAAGATGGCGACAGGTTATATGCCACTTACCTGGCACGCTATTTTACGCAGGATTCGACATCCAAAATCAAAAAGATAGATTACCAGACAACCTTTGATGGGCAATACCAGCCCATCAATCGCCTTTTACCTGTCTGGAAAATCAGTTTTGACCGCCCGGATGGGATGGATATTTACATTGAGACCTCGCAGAGCCGCATGGGCACGTTCAATAATAATACCCGTAAGGTTTTCCTGTGGCTGTTTGAGCAGTTTCATACCTGGCAGTTTTTGGCCGAGATTGGCGGCGATACTTTCCGGAATGTAGTGTTGCTCATCATCATGACAGTGATGTTATTTGCCTTGATTAGCGGCCTCACTGTTTATGGTTTAATGTGGAAGAAATTTAAATCCATCGCTCAAAAGCGTAAAGAAAATGATAGCGAGGATAAACGCGTAGTATATCGTTATCACCGGCAAATTGGGATTATCGTTTCCTTTGTGATGTTTACGTTTGTGATCAGCGGTGCATTTCATCTTGCGGTAAAGTTGCATAATACCGAAACACCTAAACCAGATTACGGGCGGATTATAGACATGAAACAGTTAGCGATATCAAATTTACAACTGCCTATTGCCGATAGTCTTGTAAAAAGACTGGCCATAGTAAGTTTTAATAATAATACTTACTACCAGGTAACCGATAACAAAAAGCGGATTTCCTATTTCAATACCTTTACCGGTAAAGAACAAATTAATGGCGACGAGGACTATGCCCGCTTTCTGAGCACCTATTATCACACCCATCAAGATCCTGATAAGTTTTATGGCCGGGTAAAAGTTAGCCAGGTAAAGCAGTTTGATAACGAGTATGGGTTTATCAATAAACGCCTGCCAGTTGAGCGGGTGGGCTATGCCGATGGCAGCAATTGGTACATTGAAACAACATCGTCAAAACTGGCTACAAAAGTTGCAGGAATTGACAGGGCCGAGGGGCTTTCTTTTATATTTTTACACAAGTATTTCGGCATGACCTGGGCGGGTAAGGATATCCGTGACATTGTGAGTATGCTGGCTGCCTTAGGTGTGCTGGTAGTATCATTATTCGGCCTTGCCTCATTCGTTAAAAACAAATAA
- a CDS encoding heavy metal-binding domain-containing protein: MKKSFIILALASLALGACSSSVKSTGKTDSTATVKKKGKYTCTMHPDLTFDKPGTCPKCGMALVERDTIEDEK, from the coding sequence ATGAAAAAAAGCTTTATCATTTTGGCTTTAGCCAGCCTTGCACTTGGCGCCTGTAGTAGCTCGGTTAAAAGCACCGGCAAAACCGACAGTACCGCCACCGTAAAGAAAAAAGGTAAGTACACCTGTACCATGCACCCCGATCTTACTTTTGATAAACCTGGCACCTGCCCTAAATGCGGCATGGCTTTGGTTGAAAGGGATACTATAGAGGATGAGAAATAA
- a CDS encoding DUF3179 domain-containing (seleno)protein: protein MRWNSAKIFWIGVILLVVPGLIHAYLLMPFPGSQDLNAITVCYYLEKIVMPLRLIGMLFIVWYLFKFYNKNTFKQKAVKAAVFVLCLGSFYITDYMYKAETMFKETEKAVFANGLSNHVPLNYLVVGVVSNGVAKAYPLIYLGYHHKLQDEVGNKPVLVTYCTMCRTGRVYSPLINGVRQNFRLVGARHYNAIIEDESTKTWWYQATGNAAVGKLKGQQLTELPYEQMTLASWLQKHPETLILQPDRLYTADYADLKNYDRVQFVDRDSTLKNKDSLMRKSWIIGVIINGKAKAYDWRHMYAKRLLNDELNKSSLLIGIEKDSLSYHAWNTSVNGKTLHFKLDDKGMLTDEETASVWDWDGLCLSGLQKGQRLAKIQAYQEYWHSWKHFHPGTTFWKGDESLEQTASIYPPF, encoded by the coding sequence ATGAGATGGAACAGTGCTAAAATATTCTGGATAGGCGTTATCCTGCTGGTAGTGCCGGGTCTTATTCATGCTTACCTGTTAATGCCTTTTCCCGGCAGTCAGGATCTAAATGCCATAACTGTTTGTTATTATCTTGAAAAAATAGTTATGCCCCTGCGCCTGATCGGCATGTTGTTTATTGTTTGGTACCTGTTTAAATTCTACAATAAAAATACCTTTAAACAAAAGGCCGTTAAAGCTGCTGTTTTTGTACTTTGTTTAGGCAGCTTTTACATCACCGATTATATGTATAAAGCCGAAACCATGTTTAAAGAAACAGAAAAAGCTGTTTTTGCAAACGGTTTGAGCAACCATGTGCCACTAAACTACCTGGTGGTTGGTGTAGTAAGTAACGGCGTGGCAAAGGCTTACCCACTCATTTATCTCGGTTATCATCATAAGTTACAGGATGAGGTGGGTAATAAACCTGTATTGGTTACCTACTGTACAATGTGCCGTACCGGCAGGGTTTACAGTCCGCTTATCAACGGAGTGAGGCAAAACTTCAGACTGGTGGGGGCAAGGCATTATAACGCTATTATTGAGGACGAAAGCACAAAAACATGGTGGTATCAGGCTACTGGTAACGCCGCTGTTGGTAAGCTTAAAGGGCAGCAATTAACCGAATTACCCTATGAGCAAATGACGCTTGCTTCGTGGTTACAGAAACATCCCGAAACACTTATTCTGCAGCCTGACAGGTTATATACTGCCGATTATGCCGACTTGAAAAACTATGACCGTGTACAGTTTGTTGATCGCGACAGCACTTTAAAAAATAAAGATTCCCTGATGCGCAAAAGCTGGATTATCGGGGTGATCATCAACGGAAAAGCGAAAGCCTACGACTGGCGCCACATGTATGCCAAACGCCTGCTTAACGACGAATTAAACAAAAGCTCGCTACTTATTGGTATTGAAAAGGATAGCCTAAGCTATCACGCCTGGAATACTTCGGTAAACGGCAAAACGCTTCATTTTAAATTGGACGATAAAGGTATGCTTACCGATGAAGAAACAGCTTCGGTTTGGGATTGGGATGGTTTATGCCTTTCCGGTTTGCAAAAAGGGCAGCGCCTTGCCAAAATACAGGCTTACCAGGAGTACTGGCATTCATGGAAACATTTCCATCCCGGTACTACTTTCTGGAAAGGAGACGAATCGCTGGAGCAAACGGCATCTATTTACCCGCCATTTTAA
- a CDS encoding DsbA family protein encodes MMKVEIWSDVMCPFCYIGKRRFEEALAGLDGKDQIEIEWKSFQLNPDLKTNPNISINQYLADIKGWTLDHAEQMNNHVTQMAAQAGLTYDFSKSVVANSFNAHRLAHLAKKHGLGDAAEEALFRAYFTEGRNIDDNQTLIELGTAIGLNADEIKLTLETDSYADDVKHDIAEAQYLGVRGVPFFVMNRKYAVSGAQEVAVFKDTLTKAFAGWQQENPKAAFDIIEGESCSPDGDCE; translated from the coding sequence ATGATGAAAGTAGAAATATGGTCGGACGTGATGTGCCCGTTTTGTTATATAGGCAAACGCAGGTTTGAGGAAGCACTTGCCGGATTGGACGGAAAGGATCAAATTGAGATTGAATGGAAAAGCTTCCAGCTCAATCCCGATCTTAAAACCAACCCCAACATCAGCATTAATCAATATCTGGCCGATATAAAAGGCTGGACACTTGATCATGCCGAACAGATGAATAATCATGTTACCCAAATGGCGGCTCAGGCCGGCCTTACCTATGATTTCAGCAAATCGGTAGTAGCAAACAGTTTTAACGCGCACAGGCTGGCTCATCTGGCAAAAAAACATGGCCTCGGCGATGCTGCTGAAGAGGCTTTATTTAGAGCATATTTTACTGAAGGCCGCAATATTGATGACAACCAAACCCTTATTGAACTGGGTACAGCCATAGGCCTCAACGCCGATGAAATTAAACTAACGCTTGAAACCGACAGCTATGCCGATGATGTAAAACATGACATTGCAGAGGCTCAATACTTAGGCGTACGCGGTGTTCCGTTTTTTGTAATGAACAGAAAATACGCGGTTTCCGGCGCGCAGGAAGTAGCGGTTTTTAAAGACACACTTACCAAAGCTTTTGCCGGCTGGCAGCAAGAAAACCCCAAAGCTGCATTTGATATTATCGAAGGAGAATCATGCAGTCCGGATGGAGACTGTGAATAA
- a CDS encoding MFS transporter, with protein MNNLPDSKDTINKLTLRIAVGAMFFMAGLSFSSWASRIATVQQNMGLSEAGLGAVLFALPVGLMCSLPFSGWIITKIGSKKLVIGALLVYAIALVTLGLAQNTFQLIICLLCFGFASNSVNIAVNTQAVATEQLYQRPIMAFFHGLWSLAGFTGAGIGTFMIAKGIAPFHHFSLMLVVIGIGVAVAARYLKDDKVTDAGPVFVMPDKSLIKLGIIAFCSMICEGAMFDWSVIYFKKVVLAPQALVGIGFTTFMFTMAGGRFVADWFAHKFGLKRTLQVSGSLTATGLLIAVAFPHVYTAMAGFLLVGAGVSSVVPMVYSAAGKSKTMLPGVALAAVSTIGFMGFLVGPPVIGFIAGIATLRASFILIACMGISVVVVSTMAKIDSDKTQEKLPDETATVDFSPPVPDPQRQD; from the coding sequence ATGAACAACTTACCCGATTCAAAAGATACCATCAACAAACTTACGCTGCGCATTGCCGTGGGGGCCATGTTTTTTATGGCGGGATTAAGTTTTTCAAGCTGGGCATCGCGCATTGCTACCGTTCAGCAAAATATGGGCTTATCCGAAGCCGGTTTAGGCGCTGTATTATTCGCGTTGCCGGTTGGGTTAATGTGTTCCCTGCCCTTCTCAGGTTGGATCATTACCAAAATAGGCAGTAAAAAACTGGTTATTGGTGCTCTACTTGTTTATGCTATAGCACTGGTAACCTTAGGCCTGGCGCAAAATACCTTCCAGCTTATCATATGCTTGCTGTGCTTTGGTTTTGCAAGTAACTCTGTAAACATAGCCGTAAATACGCAGGCTGTAGCTACCGAGCAGCTTTACCAACGGCCTATCATGGCATTTTTTCACGGCTTATGGAGCCTGGCCGGTTTTACCGGTGCCGGTATAGGCACTTTTATGATAGCCAAGGGGATTGCCCCATTTCATCATTTTTCACTAATGCTGGTAGTGATTGGCATTGGTGTTGCAGTAGCAGCCCGTTACCTGAAAGATGATAAAGTGACTGATGCGGGCCCCGTATTTGTAATGCCGGATAAATCACTTATCAAATTAGGTATTATAGCTTTCTGTTCGATGATTTGCGAAGGGGCTATGTTTGACTGGAGCGTGATTTACTTTAAGAAGGTTGTACTTGCTCCGCAGGCATTGGTTGGTATAGGATTTACCACCTTTATGTTCACCATGGCGGGCGGGCGCTTTGTTGCCGACTGGTTCGCGCATAAATTTGGCTTGAAACGCACCTTGCAGGTAAGTGGTTCGTTAACTGCTACAGGGTTGTTGATAGCAGTCGCTTTCCCTCATGTTTATACTGCCATGGCGGGTTTTTTACTGGTTGGCGCTGGTGTATCATCAGTAGTACCAATGGTTTACAGCGCGGCCGGCAAATCAAAAACTATGCTGCCGGGAGTAGCTTTGGCAGCGGTATCGACCATTGGTTTCATGGGCTTTTTAGTTGGCCCGCCGGTTATTGGTTTTATAGCAGGTATTGCCACACTAAGGGCTTCATTTATCCTGATTGCCTGTATGGGAATCTCGGTAGTTGTGGTATCAACCATGGCTAAAATCGATTCGGATAAAACCCAGGAAAAATTGCCCGACGAAACAGCAACCGTTGATTTTAGCCCTCCCGTTCCAGATCCTCAGCGGCAGGATTAA